ggatcttacATAAGAATAAATCCCACGCTTTTAAAACATAGGTCAAAATCAAGTTATGAGATTGAATTAAAAAATCTTTCAAACATCATGCCAAAATTTcttatttctattactttttGATGACGTTTTAATCAAATATtactataatttataaaagattttaatTCGAGAAACTTTGAATAATCCAATACATATATTCGATGGATATGTTTTCAGTAAAGGtaacaatctatactattatttgagaagtgaatttgctgatttgtcatgttctccataattttagataattttacttatttgttatgttttttattatgtttgaacaaaattattgatttattactAGTTTTTTAGttgaatcactaatttattaatttaaaaaatacttttattgaatcttatatataatttaaaaagaatttcattttagtaattttaaatttatatgttatattatatattaaataattgatcaTAAAATAAGAtagttcttatatatattgtgttgcaatctgaaaaaaatattttcattataaaggttaaaaaattaagatacaaaaaattataattaaatatcagtcaagaaaaaaaatttatagaaaaaatagtttctaaaatatttctaagatatgagtgttttaaaatttttaacacaatataattaataagtatatattttgatgaaaaatatgacatatataaatactttgatgtttgatttaaatatttgaagacataaataataacttattgtgttgattttagatttagattaataagacatataaattaataaatattcgtAAGAAGATTatgtgcgggcaaaacacctaattaaaaaaaaaaggaaaagaaaaatgcCAGCGagcgaaattaaaaaaaaaaacggcaGTTATTAGGTATAATAAAGGAAGGCACGTCTTGTGTGTTTAGTCGCCACCCAGAAACCCTCACCTCTTCTACTCTTCTTGCTCCTCAACCTCTCCACCTCTTTCAAACTCCGAAAATGAGCAGCGATAAGGACAGCTTCAACGTCGGCGATCTCACCACCGGTAATTTATCTAATCCGtctctttgtttgtttcttcgTGGTCAAAGTTTCCCTCAGGTTGAGATTTCTAACCCCTAGCTCTTCGTCTGTTAACAGGTCTTAAGGATGAGGATCGTGCAGGCCTTGTCAACGCTCTTAAGGTCAGTTTCAGTGACATTGAGTGCAGAATTGAGTTTTTCTGCTggagattttgttttgattggTAAATGTTGTTGTTGATTCACAGAACAAGCTGCAGAATCTGGCTGGACAGCACTCTGATGTGCTCGAGAATCTGACTCCGAAAATCAGAAGGCGTGTTGAGGTCCTGAGGGAGATTCAGGTTGGTATTCTATAAGTTTCATTGTGTAATCGATAGGTGTAGATTAATAAGGTCTTTTGTGAATATGATCTTGCAATCGTTTTGATTATATGAGGATGTCTTCCGGATGAATGTCAAATGTTTAAGATATTGTTTAATTGGataggtttaaatttttaaggTATCTTCTGAATATGGTATTGAAATCTTTTTGATTATCTGAGAATCATTTCTTTTTCAGGGCAAACATGATGAAATAGAGGACAACTTCCGCGAGGAGAGAGCTGCACTTGAAGCCAAGTATCAAAAGTTATACCAGCCTTTGTATACCAAGGTAATTGCTTGTGAGAAGAACAAAATATTTCAAAGTTGCTACTGACTACTCTAACGGATGAAAGTAATTGGAGACTTGCATATgtttactttattttctttatttgtaGCTGAGCTGTCTTGGCTTTatctgttttcaattttttttcttgaaacttGATTGATACCTGGAATGTGCAGCGCTATGAGATTGTGAATGGAGCTATCGAAGTTGAAGGAGCTCAAGAGGATGTTAAGATGGACCAGAGAGAGGAAAAAACTGCAGAAGgtattctttctttctctctttaccTTTGTAATTCGTATCATTGCTTGAAATAAACGGCTTTGCTTATTTCCCTTTGTTGGATTGCAGAGAAAGGAGTCCCTAGTTTCTGGCTGACCgccttgaaaaacaatgatgTTATATCCGAAGAGGTTAGTGTTGAAGCTACAGTTTGTTTATTTGGAGTTACTCCAGTCATAACCATGGAAAATGACCAGTGTTTTAACTTCTTTTTGATATCAGATCACAGAGCGTGATGAAGGAGCTCTCATGTATCTTAAAGATATTAAGTGGTGCAAGATTGAGGAACCAAAGGGATTCAAGCTTGAGTTTTTCTTCGACCAGAACCCTTACTTCAAAAACACCCTATTAACAAAGGCGTATCACATGATTGATGAAGATGAGCCTCTGCTTGAGAAGGCTATTGGGTAATTGTTCATACTTCCTTGGATGGTTGCATAGAATAGTTCTTGTAAGGAGCTGTAGAATCTTCTTGCTGACCTATCTCCAAcattattcttctttttttttgttctttctctcaggACAGAGATTGATTGGTATCCTGGAAAATGCCTAACTCAGAAGATTCTTAAGAAGAAGCCTAAGAAAGGTGCAAAGAATGCCAAGCCAATCACCAAAACTGAAGATTGTGAAAGCTTCTTCAACTTCTTCAGCCCTCCCCAAGttcctgatgatgatgaagacatCGACGAAGACAGAGTACGTTATCATTTGGTGTTGAAACATACCGTGCTTTGACTCTGTTTAACCAAACTTTGTATTAACTATTTTATGTCCCTGATGCAGGCTGAGGAACTTCAGAATCTGATGGAACAAGATTATGACATTGGGTTCGTTTTCTTCTTAACATAATCTATGTCTGTCTGTCTGTACATTTGCGTCTATATATATGGAAGCTCTAGTGAGCACCagttatacatttttaaatatctgATTCGAGTATCCCTTGAGTCTTGCAGTTCTACAATCCGGGAGAAGATTATACCTCATGCTGTCTCATGGTTTACTGGTGAGGCTATTGAAGGAGAGGAGTTTGACATAGACAATGACGATGAAGAtgatattgatgagaacgaagatgatgatgaagaagatgatgaggaCGAAGATGAGGACGAAGAAGATGACGATGACGAAGATGAGGAAGAAGTAAGCAAGACCAAAAAGAAGGTATTTTATTCCTCCTTTTTATCCAAGTAAGCAgtaccttttttttcttaagattGACTACTAACTTTAAAAATTGGTTAAAATGTTTATGCAGCCGTCAATCCTACACAAGGTACACAACCAGTTTCCTCCTCATTTTAGTAATTGTCTTAGTCAAAACCTAGTTTCTGTCCAACAATCCGACACCAATGAATCATAGAACAACCTGTCTCATGTAGGATTAGTGATAGATGAAACAACCGGTCAAAAGCTCATTGTTGCATGAATATGTGAATCATAGAAACTTAAAACACTTATCTGACTAAAGTTGCACTATAAGTAGGTAGGTTTgtaaagaaataaagttttcTAGAATCATCATCATGCATATGTAAAGCTTAGACTAAATCTGGTATTGCAAATGTTTGCAGTAATGTGAGAGATTAATATGTTCTTAATTTGAGAGATTAATATGTtcttataaaaatcaaattgcAGAAAGGAGGCAGGCCTCAGATTAACGATGGACAACAAGGGGAGAGGCCTCCTGAGTGCAAGCAACAGTAAAATGTTGTGTGTTTTGAGTGAAGTTCCATGTAAGGCAAAATGTTTGAGGTCTCCGCATTGAAGTTCCGTCGTAGGCGGAATTGACCTCGCGagatatttgataaattatttttggtgtttcttccttttttgtttACTTGGATCACCGAGTTAAAGTCTTGgttttattgacaaaaaaaaagttgtggttttattacttgtttaaaattaaaattattgttttgtaCTTGTTCGGTGGGCAAGTTTTGTTAAGAAACAATATTTATTACGTAATTTTAGTTTCACATTTATTTAAGTACTCGGTGTTtttctgcaccatgtgcagtaaataattttttaaatctaatttatatttaaaaataaattttattaaatattatagattttactattttcttactaatatttaatatagatttaatatatattaaatcaatttatataaaactaataaaaattatataaaattgtataattataaaaaaattagcttaaacaatatttataaaatttgtaggtatataaaaaactaatgatcttacgattagttatttaaatttataaaaaaattgtagaaatttttgaaagtttagtaatacaaattgtataattatgcaaaaataataatatttcgaattttgaaatgttatatatgaatatatttattttatagatgatttaTGAGccattaccatatttaaaaaagtttaccaaaaaataatatcaatattaaatgtaatatatgaattattaccttattctaataagtttgccaaaaatataaatcaacattaaatgaaattatccatgtcatatttttccagAAGCCATATCATCAATTTCaatagtcatgtcatatttgttttttgaaattgattgtagagaggacatgtggcaaaatcactttgcaaattaaatgaaattatgcatgtcatatttttccagaagccatgtcatcaatttcaataaccatgtcatatttgttttgtgaaattgattgtagagagGACATGTGACAAAATCACTttgcaaatatagtctaggggattttATAAGGAGACATGTATTAGGCAATTTCGGAAAAAATATTCACGTTCTcagtatctatctatctatctatctatctatctatctatctattacTATAAACTATTGTTTCCTTCCTTCTCCTTCCTCCACGTAGGCTCCACCACGTAGATAAATCGTTTTATCACATGCCGACACGTGTCCAACAAGTTGCAGCGCTGCGTTTCATTAATTCATGAgcaatatatatgtaaattttcatGTGTCATTGGGCTTATATTGTTTTCAAGGAGCCCAGTCCGTCTACGATAAACTCTAAAACTCTTAAACCGCGTCGTTTTTGAATTTAGGTTTCATCAGTCTTTGTTCTACGCTGTTCGTTAGAGGACATGAGGAATCTATTCGGTGGGTTTTGATCGCGTTGTTTGATCTTCTAAGATGCAAGTAAGACGAATCGTCATGAAAAATCACTGGTCTATCTTCATTGTCGTCGTTTCGTATGCGATTCTTCCCTTCAAAAACGTTATCAATCACTCACAGCTTATTATCTATCTTGAGTCGGTGGATAATACCTATAAAAAGGGCAGCCTTCTTCCATCAACACATACTCCTCCTCGATTCTAAAGTTATTTCGTTCTTAGATGATTTTTGGGGAGCaagaaatctctctctctctcgctgtTGAATCTTTTTAATGATGGTGATTTACATGAAACAGGGTCAGAGCCATAACCATGGACTCTTTCAGATCTTACTTTGTCGGACAGATCTTCCGAACATCTCATGGTTTCGGTGATTATTGGTTGGCTTACCAAGGCGGCAGTGAAGATGACGGTTCTTGCTTGGCTCAACGGTGGGGATTGGAGCACGGTGAGTCGAGAGTGGTTTGGGCAGGACGACGGGTTTGGCTTAAAGCTCTGACCAGTGCTCCTTCTGATGTATCTACAGGTGAAAAACATCAGTTTGTagcatttatattttatattttagggaaatgaaaaatatagttgagtgaaacctcttctTGATCACTAGAATAACAACAGGTTGAAGATGAAATCTCACCTTCAGAAGTGTCCGTCTTGGAATGAGAATTTTGCATCAGTGGTCCCGCTGGTTATATAGTACATGTTTGTTGAAGAGGCTCCGCCAGCAATCAACACATCACATGTTAAAGCAGAGAGTAATAAAAAAGGTACCGGGTTTGTTGAGCTTATGGGTGGCTTGGTTCACTAAGCGCATCCTCTCACGTAACATAAACAACTTCTGGGCCCTGCGGGAAAAGCAAAGTCACTCTTACACTGTCAAGAAGCTCTTAAGGTGTCGTGATTTGGCATTCAGTTGGATAAAAGCCAAACTAGGAAATGGTAGAAATACCATGTTCTGGTTTGAAAATTGGACTCCTTTCGGCGGGATCAAAGACTTCCTTCGCTTGCCTTCGTCCTCCTTCCTTGGCACGCGACAGAATGCAACTGTCTCAGACATCAATCATAATGGCGCCTGGTCTCTCCCCAGCCCACGCTCAGAAGAACAACTTGCTCTTCAGACCCATCTAACGACGATAACTCTCTCCACGGATGAGGACTCTTACATATGGTCACCTGAGGACAAACAATTACCAAGTTACTCCACGGGTATGATCTACAAACTAATAACACTTCACAAACCTCAGGTACCTTGGTATACTGCGGTTTGGACTACAAAGGGAATACCAAAGCATAACTTCCTTGCTTGGATGATGGTACTAAACCGATGCCCAACGAAAGACATGATTCTAAGTTGGGGACTTCAAACAAACCCGAACTGCCTCCTCTGCAACAACGCCGTAGAgtcaagggaccatctctattTTGTCTGCCCATTCTCTTTTGAAGTTTGGGAAGCTCTTGCGATCAAATCTGGCTGCCATCCGGTAAGACAATGGTCACATTCTCTCACTACAATGCAATCACTCGCTCTCCCAAAGCACCAGAAGCTCTTATCCTTACTATCGTGGCAATCGACAATCTATCTCCTTTGGACTGAAAGAAATCACAGACTCCACCGACAACAGTTCCATCAGTCAAGCACGATCATCACTAACGCGACCTCTATGATCAAGAACCAGGTATCCTCTCTTAGGAACTCAAGCCCTAGACTCTACTTCCTCATGATGCTATACTGGTTAAGAGACTAGAACCTTCGATGATCACTATGGCGATCGCTCTTCTCCGCTGTCAGATTTCTATAACATGGATCAACTGTCTCTCCTTGATGTAATATGGGCGTAGCCCGGATCAAAAACTGCCTTCAggtcatatcatatatatatataaaagccttttttttcaaaaaaaaaaaaatccatgcaGAATATTAATgttaagataataaaaatttgaaaatagtaCTATGCGTCTGGTGGTCTAACCATTGAGATGATCCTTATTGATTCTAATGTTCAATAATGTGAAATTATTTCTGTGTACATTTGTCTTTTTCTACtttgtatgattttttattatgttCTAAAAGATTGGTTTGATTCGTCTGTACAACTTGACAAGATTCATGCTGCTGTGAAGAAAGATTTGGTTGAGCAGTTTGATCAATTCCTGTCACAAGGCATTACCAAATGGTTTATCAATTTCTCACTGAACCGCTCTTGTGGATCCTACCGAACAAAAAGCCATCCGTACAAAATTGCGTTCATTACGGTAGCATGCAAATGTTTCAACCTTTTAATATTAACTCAAACCTGTATTTTATCTTTATTGCCATGGCAAGGGAGAAGGGGAAACAAATTGTCATGGCAAGAGAGAAGGGAAAAAAGAAAAGGGCAGTAATGGTCAGATGTCGTTTGGATCGCGTTTTGGCAAATGAGGAGTGGCACACTTTATTTCTATGTTCTTATACAGAGTACTTAGGAATGGTGGCATCCGATCATCGCCCAGTGGTAGCTTATCTAGAGGATAAAGTTCCTAGGAGGAAAGGACAATTTCGGTTTTATAAGAGATGGCTTGGACAAGAGGGTCTCATGGAATCAATCACCATGGGCTGGTTGGATTCTAGTGAAGGAAGAGAGGATGGTATAATGGCAAATATCAGTAATTGTCGCCACAAAATTGCTAAATGGCGGAAAAATAATTCACgttatgaaaaagaaaaaataaatgagttaCAAAAAGCTCTTGAAGCTGAGGCCAATCAATCTATGTAATGTaggatataaaattatatcgaaGGTTTTGTGTCAGCGATTGAAATCATGCCTCCCATCCCTCATATCAGAAACTCAATCGACATTTGTGCCAGGACGGTTGATttctgataatattcttatagcccagaaaatgtttcatggattgcAGACTAATAAGGCATGTCAAGGAAAGTATATGACAATTAAGAAGGATATGAGTAAAACGTATAATAAGGTTAGgactgggcaaataaaccgaacagaaaaacccgaaccgaacccgatccgataaaaatgaatccgaaccgatccgaacccggcataaataccgaatggatcttgttttatggtatttcgggttatgggtattatccgaaccgaacccgaacctaaatagatatccgatagaacccgaaacattcaaaattttcaaaaagaatgtgtaccaaacatgatctcaattcctaatatgtattcaaaatatattgaacatctaaactaattatctattatatgaagattgatggttgaaggtggcggttgaaggttgaaatttttaaattttggttttgttttcattgaaaaatgtttttcatttcatgagaacttgattttcgttttatgctttcatttatttggttttctttctatcaataactatgtttacatttcacttgattttgaatgatcacatttgatgttcctttttttttgaaccggttttatttatgttttggttacaaaataggtacaaatcaagtattttaaaaccaaagaaccgattttacttacTTTTTGCTTACAAAGTAGATATAAATCAGGTACattaaaccgaagaaccgattgggacccaaACCCAAAAGTACAtcgggttgtaccggttctttgaagatttactaaccccgacccgaacccgatagaacccgaaccggtcccgaaccgaattttcatataatccgaatggggctgattttgataaacccgaaaaaccgaaacccgattggagtaaaccgaaacccgattggaaccccgaatgcccatgcctagatAGGGTGGAGTGGGATTTTATTAAGGCGTTACTACAAAAGTTGGGATTTGATTTGCATTGGGTTAAACTGATGATGGAGTGCATTTCATCGGTTCAATATCGAGTTCTTTTAAATGGTCAACCACGTGGTTTCATTGTTCCACATAGGGGTTTACGTCAGGGGGATCCCTTATCcccatatttatttatattatgtacTGAAGCtttaattgtaaatattgaGAAGGTGGAGAGAGGGAAACAAC
This genomic stretch from Brassica napus cultivar Da-Ae chromosome C9, Da-Ae, whole genome shotgun sequence harbors:
- the LOC106435860 gene encoding nucleosome assembly protein 1;3, which produces MSSDKDSFNVGDLTTGLKDEDRAGLVNALKNKLQNLAGQHSDVLENLTPKIRRRVEVLREIQGKHDEIEDNFREERAALEAKYQKLYQPLYTKRYEIVNGAIEVEGAQEDVKMDQREEKTAEEKGVPSFWLTALKNNDVISEEITERDEGALMYLKDIKWCKIEEPKGFKLEFFFDQNPYFKNTLLTKAYHMIDEDEPLLEKAIGTEIDWYPGKCLTQKILKKKPKKGAKNAKPITKTEDCESFFNFFSPPQVPDDDEDIDEDRAEELQNLMEQDYDIGSTIREKIIPHAVSWFTGEAIEGEEFDIDNDDEDDIDENEDDDEEDDEDEDEDEEDDDDEDEEEVSKTKKKPSILHKKGGRPQINDGQQGERPPECKQQ
- the LOC125592693 gene encoding uncharacterized protein LOC125592693, coding for MLKQRVIKKVPGLLSLWVAWFTKRILSRNINNFWALREKQSHSYTVKKLLRCRDLAFSWIKAKLGNGRNTMFWFENWTPFGGIKDFLRLPSSSFLGTRQNATVSDINHNGAWSLPSPRSEEQLALQTHLTTITLSTDEDSYIWSPEDKQLPSYSTGMIYKLITLHKPQVPWYTAVWTTKGIPKHNFLAWMMVLNRCPTKDMILSWGLQTNPNCLLCNNAVESRDHLYFVCPFSFEVWEALAIKSGCHPVRQWSHSLTTMQSLALPKHQKLLSLLSWQSTIYLLWTERNHRLHRQQFHQSSTIITNATSMIKNQVSSLRNSSPRLYFLMMLYWLRD